From the genome of Rana temporaria chromosome 8, aRanTem1.1, whole genome shotgun sequence:
aatcagcagatcGTTCGTCGGGCGAAATTTTACTTCCGATTTacgtatcgtgtgtacaggccttgaGGGTTCATGTTATGTGGTTTTGGTACCTTTTATGTGCATGAGGCTCTGTTCACAAAACTAAACACCAGCATAATGATCGttattacaataataaaaaaaaaaaagtgagttatTTTCAATGATTGAGACTTCAAAACGTACAGTCACATGACTGAAAATCTGTAAAGCTTTGTAAATTGAGCCTGTATTGTCcaaaaggagggaaaaaaatatatatatatatatatatatatatatatatatatatatatatatatatatatataaaatttattctCTCTCTAGATacacacaaaggcccggattcacaaagcacttacgccgacgtatcttgagatacaccgcgtaagtgtaagtatgcgccgtcgtatctgtgcgccgtgcccaaaaaaagtgagatacgcctgaaaataggcttcatccaaccgacgtaactttcctacgccggcctatcgtgggcgcatatttacgctgggcgcattttccgctcccattgattttctatgcatatatgcaaatgagggagatatgccgattcacgaacgtacttgcacccggcgcataatatacgcggtttgcctggtatggaccagggaacacaagccgtcgtatcttttgtcgtttacattgtacgtgaatatgactaggcgtaggttacgttcacgtcgtaggcaatgatccgtcgtatcttagggagtagttccgacgtgattctgagcatgcgcactggatgcgttagcaggaaggcgcatgcgccgttcgttatttgtagctttatggcactcggcccatcatttgcatggctcacgcccacttccacttccgACGAGTTACACCTAAGAAAcacagcgcagatttggtggcaagtgctttgtgaatttggtgcttgcctcgCTGTGCtgggtcggcgtagcgtaaagaagatacgctacggcggcattaaatatgcgccgatgtatgtgaatctgggctaaaaagtttaccaaaagtattgggacgccggcctttacacgcacatgaactttaatcccagtcttaagccccatacacactattagatttcctgtagatttttgtcttcagaattaccaaaaacatgtagtgcaagggcctgcctggttgcatacaaattgaaacaaattttcggcatgaaaaaaaatgtcatttttcagcatgtccaaaaacgatgtttttccaacttcatcattaaaaacggcgttgcccacacaccatcgtttttgaaaaatgatgaacaaagcgcggtgacgtacaccaccgtacgacggcactctgaaggggaagttccattcgcctttggggtgctttagctgattcggtgttagtaaaagacgattcgtgcttttttgtctgttacagcgtgatgaatgtgcttactccattatgaacggtagttttactagaacgagcgctcccgtctcataacttgcttctgagcatgcgcgggtattttacgtcgttttagcccacacacgatcattttttacaacccgaaaaacaacatagtttaaaacgacgtttaaaaatgcagcatgttcgaatttttttttttatagtttttcacaacctgaaaaatgatgtgtagcccacacacgatcattttaaatgacctttttgaaaaactaagttttcttcatgctgaaaaaatgatcgtgtgtacgcggcataagggtttacaaccactttaaagttcgtttgtgtgtaaaggcagtcgtcccaatacttttggtaatatagtgtattttgttGATTATTTGAAAGAACATAGTAACACCTCAAGGATCCCTTAAATTTATTGGTTTGTCTCTTTACTAAGATGGAATGTAGTGTCCAGATATGCAAAGTAGGAACTCCACgccttatgtatttttatttttgacaacAAAATGGCTTAGTCACAATAAATATTTCTAGATACGAATAGTGGAGCCAGCGCCTCGATGTATTGCAGTTATTTTATCGCAAATCAAacagtctagggcagtgatggtgaacctcggcactccagatgttttggaactaaatttcccatgatgcccaactacactgcagagtgcaggaggatcatgggaaatgtagttccaaaacatctggggtgccaaggttcggccATCACTGGTATGGGGGAGTAAGCTCCAGCACAGGAAAAGTTGATGCGTTTCGCTGAAATTCGTTAACATTTCTGTGCTGGAATTTGCATCCCactactacatttcccatgatcctcctgcactctgcagtgtagttgagcatcatgggaaaagtagttccaaaacatctggggtgccaaggtttgccatcactggtatagtggGATTAAAATTTCAGCACAGAAATGTTAACGAATTTCAGCGAAACGTGTCAACTTTTCTGTGCTGGAGCTTACTCCCCCCCATACCAGTGATggacgaaccttggcaccccaggtgttttggaattacatttcccatgaccctcatgcattctgcagtgtaattgagcatcatgggaaatgtagatcCAAAACATCTAGGGGTGCCAACGTTCGCCATCGCGATAAAAATTGTCTAACTGCCATACTTTGAGGTACCGGCTCCTTCGATCACACCTACAGAATTGTCTTGCAGAGGCTATGAGAGGACCACTGGTGTGAAGATTAACCTCACAGGATCGCAGAGCTGTCTCTTCTTTTATAATATTTCTAGATGTTTCCTAGAACATAGAACCCTTTACTTATTGCATTCATATCTACTGAAAAGTTCTCTTGCACTTTGTAGGGTCTTTGGGGGCACCCATGGCAAAGTATGACCACTTCCCACACCTgtcgacgcgtttcgtcacaatccCATCCAGCACATGAAGATATTTCATCCCTATGAAACACTTTCCGCACACTGAGACTGAAAAGGGCTCTTCACAGTGTGTCTTTTTTGGTGTGCAAGAAGGTATCCCTTACTggcgaaacatttcccgcactccggaCAGGAAAAAGGGCGCTCGCCTGTGTGGGTCCTCTGGTGTGTAAGAAAGTGTCCTTTCTCGGTGTAGCTTTTTCCACACAACGAACACGAAAAAGGACGCACGTttgtgtgacttctctggtgtttAAGTAGGTGACCCTTCCGCGTAAAACTCTTCTCACACTCGGAGCATGCAAAAGGACGTTCCCCTGTGTGGTTTCTCTGGTGTAAGAGCAGGTATGCTTTGTCGatgaaacttttcccgcactctgaacaggagAAGGGGCGCTCGCCCTTGTGACGCATCTCATGCCTAAGAAGGTTAATTTTCTGAGTGAAGCTCCTCCTGCACACAGAACACGAGAAAGGACGCTCGCCCGTGTGGGTTCTCTGGTGTGTAATAAGGTGCCCATTTGagctgaaacatttcccgcactccgaacaaCTGAAGGGCATCTCGCCAGAGTGCCGCTTCAGATGGGTAATGAAGTTTTCTTTTTGGGAAAAACATCGGCTGCACTGGGAACACGAAAAGGGCTTCTCACCGGTGTGGACTCTCTGGTGTTTAACGAGACCCGATACTGTTGTGAAGGACATCTCACACTCGGAACACGGAAACGGCTTTTCATTGGCATGATATTTCTGGTGCCTAACAAGATGCGATTTGGCTGCAAACGATTTCCCGCACTCGTTACAGGAGaagggcttctctccgctgtgaGATTTCTGGTGCGCCACAAACTGCGATTTTTCCATAAATGATTTTTTGCACTGGGGACACGAGAAGGGCTTCTCCCCGGTGTGATATTTCTGGTGTTTTTTCAGTTGGGACTTTGCCGTGAAGGATTTATCGCACTCGGTGCAGGAGAAGATCTCCTCGCCGGTGTGGGTTCTCTGGTGTAGGcgaagttcacattttgttttcaaagatttcccgcactccgaacacGAGTAGGGCCACCTTCTGTGGCGATGTGGTTGAGGTACGACCTGTGCTGATTCGTGAGTAGAAGTCTTTTCACCTTCTGAATAAAGTATATCGCGGGCGTGCGTCCTCTGATGTTCAACAAGACGGGACTTCTCACTAAAACATTTCTCACATTCAGGACAAGGAAATCGGCTCTTCTCTCGAGGTTTACTGGTATCTGAATCATCAGAAGAAGAAGATTCCTCAAGATTGGAGGGATCTGGTGATCTATCTGCACTGTAGTCACGGTTTTGTATATTTGTAGCTGTGGAGTTTACTCTCGGAGAATATTCTGAGACCCCATCCTCTTCCATTTTATAATCCAGAGAGGACATCGGATTTTCTGGAGAGGTATTCAGAGCATCATGTCCATCTGTTGGAaagatattttttcatttattattaaaaGCAAAAGGGATAACTAAacgtaaccacttgacctccagaagatttacccccccttcattaccaagccattttttgccatacggaaggcactgcgttactttaaccgcttaacctGTTCCCGAccgtctcctgtacataccgtatttatctgcgtataacgcgcacttttttcccgtGAAAATCGGGGACAAagcaggggtgcgcgttatacgccgatagcgcACCTCGGACTCGGAGGGGAACGAGTGCCGCCGGAATTCACGGAGCCGTCATCTTCCCTTTACTCGGCTTTGACGTCACAcacgggactgtgtatgtgactgcagaTGCCGAGTGATGACGGCTGTACGAGATGGCGGGCAGCTGCGTGAAGAGATGGTGTGTCTGCAGAGGtacacacaggctgcagagggacacgaGGCGGGACTGTATGTGACTGAGATGGCGGGCAGCTGCGTGAAGAGATGGTGTGTCTGCATAGGtacacacaggctgcagagggacacgaGGTGGCAGAGGGACACTATGACGGCTGTACGAGATGACTGGCGGCTGCATGAGGAGATGAAGtgaggctgcagagggacacacaggctgcagagggacactgaccattattttgcttctaagtggtttatttatttatttttaaatcctgaaatttctgtcttaaattgggggtgcgcgttatacgccggcgcgcgttatacgccgataaatacggtatacgtcagcagaatggcactgctgcgcaaagtaacgtatatttacgtTACTTTGAATTTGCCCCTGCCGCaagctttttatttattatagcaaaaagtaaaaaaaaattgaattgaaattgaaaattgaaattttgtttatagcgccaaaaaaacaaaaccgcaggaggtgatcaaataccatcaaaagaaagctctatttgttggaaaaatagGACACTAattatgtttgggtacagcgtcgcacgaccttgcaattgtcagttaaagcgacacagtgcggtATCgccaaaatggcctggtcattaagggggtaaacccATCTAATTTACATTTATGCAACagggagtcagtatctgggtgcAGACGGCtaccattttgttgaagtctCCTAGAGCCTATAAGCCGATTCTGTCTTGCACCAGTCTACTCATGTGCCGATCCGACTGATCCAAGTTTGAAGGGCATTCAAGCAGTATTATTTTCATTGTTTTGGGCTACACGGGACGTGTCGTTGTTACAAATAGTAAAAAGAGCCGGCAAGACTGTAATCCTTAAAGTGTCGTTTATGGGTACATCAAAGTGACAGCAAAACAATAGCACTGATGCGTTTCGGCAATAGCCTTAgttgtagctatgactaaggctATTGCTGAAACGCGTCAGCACTATTGTTTTACTGTCACTCTAATGTACCAATAAATGACACTTCAAGAAttacaagattttttttgcccagggtccaatcaacattaaagacagccctgcctccagccaccaccatgttttacagacagGGGTCACATATATTGGTCTAGCGACCAATTCAACTGTGTGAAATACAATGTCTTGTATTTAGTATTTATTTCTTACCTGTGCGGATATCTTGAGAAGGTTCCTCTTCTTTAATTGCAACGACCATTCCAACCTCCTCTGTGGACTGCCAGTCTTCGCCCATTGACGTCTCTTCTCCTTCATCTTTAATCTCAACTTTCACATCAGTCAGTTTATCCTAAACCAAAAGAGTGATATAAAAATGACTGACCAGTAAATTGAAACTACACAAAAGAACGTTCTTTAGGAATTTTGGATTTCAATTGAGCCAAAGACCCCCCCCAAATtacacctacctgatgatggtgagggatggtgtaatcttcttgtgtggaatcccgggaatacagaggacggggacatctctctggtgtgttcccattactggatccatctgtcggaaacacacacactgactgaatacaaagCACTGCTTATAGACCTCTTAATAAACAAGGTTCGATAAATTCTTCATTGGACGTAACGCGTAAGGGCGTCAGATCATTgagtcagatgatgggggatctaggtgtaccctcagtactgctctctcctttacaataaagtctcctcttacccggagatgtgaggggcggctgatccTCCACGAtaacgtccttgtagagatccttgtgttcttctaaatactcccactcctccatggagaaatagacagtgacatcctgacaccttataggaacctgacacacacaatgatacagtcaccatccagacacatcccttgtctgttactggataatgtcccagaattcccggcaccgctcacctctcctgtcagcagcgcCATCATCTTCTGGATGACTTTTAAGATCTTCTCCCCATTTTTCCTATAAGAAATGGAGTGTGGTGAAAGAAGAATAATAGGACTTTGATTTTTCCACCATCCATGGGACTTGCTGTGGCTTGTCCTCTCTGAAGAGGTCTTCCTCACTACTGCACACTCCTGTATAATACAGCAATTATCATCACAGGGTTAGAAGACCTCATCTCTCTTATTAAATGTGAAGTTTTTGAATGTGTTTCACACGTcatggggtttaaaaaaaaataaaaaaaaaattaaatgtgttttattaaCTTCCAAAACCTCCAGAATTGACCTTacctctccagtcagcaggtAGATCACCTCTAGGATGAGGTTGAGTATTAACTCATTTAAATGACATTTATGTTCTCCAATTTGTACATAACTGAGGGGTGGCtggttctccatcatgacgtccttgtagagatccttgtgtccttttaaatactcccactcctccatggagaaatagacagtgactgtaacggtcaccaccgtttacgatattcccattccat
Proteins encoded in this window:
- the LOC120909410 gene encoding zinc finger protein OZF-like → MGEDWQSTEEVGMVVAIKEEEPSQDIRTDGHDALNTSPENPMSSLDYKMEEDGVSEYSPRVNSTATNIQNRDYSADRSPDPSNLEESSSSDDSDTSKPREKSRFPCPECEKCFSEKSRLVEHQRTHARDILYSEGEKTSTHESAQVVPQPHRHRRWPYSCSECGKSLKTKCELRLHQRTHTGEEIFSCTECDKSFTAKSQLKKHQKYHTGEKPFSCPQCKKSFMEKSQFVAHQKSHSGEKPFSCNECGKSFAAKSHLVRHQKYHANEKPFPCSECEMSFTTVSGLVKHQRVHTGEKPFSCSQCSRCFSQKENFITHLKRHSGEMPFSCSECGKCFSSNGHLITHQRTHTGERPFSCSVCRRSFTQKINLLRHEMRHKGERPFSCSECGKSFIDKAYLLLHQRNHTGERPFACSECEKSFTRKGHLLKHQRSHTNVRPFSCSLCGKSYTEKGHFLTHQRTHTGERPFSCPECGKCFASKGYLLAHQKRHTVKSPFQSQCAESVS